A stretch of the Mycoplasmoides genitalium G37 genome encodes the following:
- a CDS encoding F0F1 ATP synthase subunit epsilon, which translates to MKLLRFLVLSPSGIKLDKTIISAQVKTTEGYIGLNFNRAPLIAAIQSHLCKIIFADQTKREAIIGAGLMLIKKTEAKIFTENFVFADEVDINETLKRKTELERKIHHIKDAKLNVKIEQNLMFELLKLSSKKK; encoded by the coding sequence ATGAAGTTATTGCGCTTTTTGGTACTTAGTCCTAGTGGCATAAAACTAGATAAAACCATTATTAGTGCGCAAGTTAAAACTACTGAAGGTTACATAGGATTAAATTTTAATCGCGCTCCTTTGATTGCTGCTATTCAATCCCATCTGTGCAAAATTATTTTTGCTGATCAAACAAAAAGAGAAGCAATTATTGGTGCTGGTTTAATGCTTATTAAAAAAACAGAAGCTAAGATTTTCACAGAAAATTTTGTTTTTGCTGATGAAGTTGATATTAATGAAACCTTAAAAAGAAAAACAGAACTTGAAAGAAAAATTCACCATATCAAGGATGCTAAGCTAAACGTTAAAATTGAACAAAATTTAATGTTTGAACTATTAAAACTTTCAAGTAAGAAAAAATAA
- the atpD gene encoding F0F1 ATP synthase subunit beta, whose product MKKENLTYGKVHQVIGPVVDVIFSESKQLPRVYDCLSVQLKKSELFLEATQLIGDDIVRCIALGPTEGLARNVKVTNYNHPIEVPVGKNVLGRMFNVLGEPIDGKEPLPKKPKLSIHRNPPAFDEQPNTVDIFETGIKVIDLLTPYVRGGKIGLFGGAGVGKTVLVQELIHNIAKEHSGLSVFAGVGERTREGNDLYYEMIQGGVIDKTVLVFGQMNEPPGARMRVALTALTMAEYFRDHDNQNVLLFIDNIFRFTQAGSEVSALLGRMPSAVGYQPTLAIEMGKLQERIASTKTGSITSVQAIYVPADDLTDPAPATTFTHLDAKTVLDRNIAALGIFPAINPLESTSRLLDPSVVGINHYKVALGVQNILQRFAELQDIIAILGIDELSDEDKIIVERARRIRNFLSQPFFVAEKFSGIAGKYVSLNDTVQSFKEILEGKHDHLPEQAFFYVGTIQEAVEKAKRLNQEFDKTK is encoded by the coding sequence ATAAAAAAAGAAAACCTAACATATGGTAAAGTTCACCAAGTCATTGGTCCTGTAGTTGATGTTATCTTTTCAGAAAGTAAACAATTACCTAGAGTTTATGATTGTTTGAGTGTACAACTAAAAAAAAGTGAGCTTTTTTTAGAAGCAACCCAATTAATAGGTGATGACATTGTTCGTTGCATTGCATTAGGTCCTACAGAAGGATTAGCACGTAATGTTAAAGTTACTAACTATAACCATCCAATAGAGGTACCTGTTGGCAAAAATGTATTGGGAAGGATGTTCAATGTTTTAGGTGAACCCATTGATGGAAAAGAACCATTACCAAAAAAACCAAAGCTATCAATCCATCGTAACCCACCTGCTTTTGATGAACAACCAAATACTGTTGATATTTTTGAAACAGGAATAAAAGTAATTGATCTTTTAACTCCTTACGTTAGGGGGGGTAAAATTGGTTTATTTGGAGGAGCTGGTGTTGGGAAAACTGTTTTGGTGCAAGAATTAATTCATAACATTGCCAAAGAACATTCTGGTTTAAGTGTATTTGCTGGAGTTGGTGAAAGAACAAGAGAAGGTAATGATCTTTACTATGAAATGATTCAAGGTGGGGTGATTGATAAAACAGTTTTAGTTTTTGGCCAAATGAATGAACCACCAGGAGCTAGAATGAGAGTTGCTTTAACTGCTTTAACAATGGCAGAATATTTTCGTGATCATGATAATCAGAATGTGCTGTTATTCATTGACAATATTTTTCGTTTTACTCAAGCAGGTAGTGAGGTTTCAGCATTACTTGGTAGAATGCCATCTGCTGTTGGCTATCAACCAACTTTAGCTATTGAAATGGGTAAGTTACAAGAAAGAATTGCTTCTACCAAAACAGGTTCTATTACATCTGTTCAAGCTATCTATGTTCCAGCAGATGATCTAACAGACCCAGCACCTGCAACAACATTTACCCATCTTGATGCTAAAACAGTGTTGGATCGTAATATTGCAGCACTAGGTATTTTTCCAGCAATTAATCCTTTAGAATCAACAAGTCGTTTATTAGATCCTAGTGTTGTTGGTATCAACCATTATAAAGTCGCTTTAGGAGTGCAAAATATCTTGCAGCGTTTTGCAGAATTACAAGATATCATTGCTATACTAGGGATTGATGAATTGTCTGATGAAGATAAGATTATTGTTGAAAGAGCAAGAAGGATACGTAACTTTTTATCCCAACCTTTTTTTGTTGCTGAAAAGTTTTCAGGTATTGCAGGTAAATATGTATCTTTAAATGATACTGTTCAATCTTTTAAAGAAATTTTGGAAGGTAAGCATGATCATTTGCCTGAACAAGCATTCTTTTATGTTGGAACCATTCAAGAGGCTGTTGAAAAAGCAAAAAGATTAAATCAAGAGTTTGATAAAACTAAATAG
- the atpG gene encoding ATP synthase F1 subunit gamma produces MAFIQEIKRRMNTVKSTIKITNAMKMVSRAKFIKFKKQFQEISLFFNEFYKAVGQVVVSLKEPKKKPDNQKTLWIMMSSSLGLCGQHNSNMNKLLKANFKADDKIFFLGRKNQSFWNKNSQYNPAVGFIDIQDRDINFDYCQTIFDQIMDAFKEFKLDRICMVYTKFKNSLIQQSQLFQVFPFDVETFKTLNPVVTDQQLDFEPDQATIINLITPQFFDVALYGGLVETKLCESASRQNAMEAATKNAKDLLDKYTLQFNKLRQNSITEEIIEVIGGMN; encoded by the coding sequence ATGGCTTTTATACAAGAAATTAAGCGCAGAATGAATACAGTAAAATCCACCATTAAGATAACTAATGCAATGAAAATGGTGTCACGCGCTAAGTTTATTAAGTTCAAAAAACAGTTTCAAGAAATTAGTTTGTTTTTTAATGAATTTTATAAAGCTGTTGGCCAAGTAGTTGTTTCTTTAAAAGAACCAAAAAAGAAACCAGATAACCAAAAAACTTTATGGATAATGATGAGTTCTTCTTTAGGACTTTGTGGACAGCATAATTCGAACATGAATAAGTTATTAAAAGCTAATTTTAAAGCTGATGATAAAATCTTTTTTTTAGGTAGAAAAAACCAATCATTTTGAAATAAAAATAGTCAATATAATCCTGCTGTTGGATTTATTGATATCCAAGATCGTGATATTAATTTTGATTATTGTCAAACGATATTTGATCAGATTATGGATGCATTTAAAGAGTTTAAACTTGATCGAATTTGTATGGTTTACACTAAATTTAAAAACTCATTAATCCAACAATCTCAGCTCTTTCAAGTTTTTCCTTTCGATGTTGAAACTTTTAAAACTTTAAATCCGGTTGTAACTGATCAACAACTTGATTTTGAGCCAGATCAAGCCACGATAATTAATTTAATTACTCCACAGTTTTTTGATGTGGCTCTGTATGGTGGCCTTGTTGAAACTAAGTTATGTGAATCAGCTTCTAGACAAAATGCAATGGAAGCTGCTACAAAGAATGCTAAAGATTTACTTGATAAATACACTTTACAATTTAACAAGCTAAGACAAAACTCTATTACAGAAGAGATTATTGAAGTTATAGGAGGTATGAATTAA
- the atpA gene encoding F0F1 ATP synthase subunit alpha: protein MADKLNEYVALIKTEIKKYSKKIFNSEIGQVISVADGIAKVSGLENALLNELIQFENNIQGIVLNLEQNTVGIALFGDYSSLREGSTAKRTHSVMKTPVGDVMLGRIVNALGEAIDGRGDIKATEYDQIEKIAPGVMKRKSVNQPLETGILTIDALFPIGKGQRELIVGDRQTGKTAIAIDTIINQKDKDVYCVYVAIGQKNSSVAQIVHQLEVNDSMKYTTVVCATASDSDSMVYLSPFTGITIAEYWLKKGKDVLIVFDDLSKHAVAYRTLSLLLKRPPGREAFPGDVFYLHSRLLERACKLNDENGGGSITALPIIETQAGDISAYIPTNVISITDGQLFMVSSLFNAGQRPAIQIGLSVSRVGSAAQTKAIKQQTGSLKLELAQYSELDSFSQFGSDLDENTKKVLEHGKRVMEMIKQPNGKPYSQVHEALFLFAINKAFIKFIPVDEIAKFKQRITEEFNGSHPLFKELSNKKEFTEDLESKTKTAFKMLVKRFISTLTDYDITKFGSIEELN, encoded by the coding sequence ATGGCAGATAAACTAAATGAATACGTAGCATTAATCAAAACTGAAATTAAAAAGTATTCCAAAAAAATATTTAACAGTGAAATTGGTCAAGTCATTAGTGTTGCTGATGGAATTGCCAAGGTTAGTGGACTTGAAAATGCTTTATTAAATGAGTTAATTCAATTTGAAAATAATATTCAAGGAATAGTATTAAACCTTGAACAAAATACAGTCGGAATAGCACTTTTTGGTGACTATTCTTCGTTACGAGAAGGCAGTACCGCTAAAAGAACCCACAGTGTAATGAAAACTCCTGTTGGTGATGTTATGCTTGGTAGAATCGTCAATGCACTTGGTGAAGCAATTGATGGTAGAGGTGATATTAAAGCTACTGAATATGATCAAATAGAAAAAATTGCTCCAGGTGTAATGAAAAGGAAAAGTGTTAACCAACCACTTGAAACTGGAATCTTAACAATTGATGCTTTATTTCCTATAGGTAAAGGACAACGTGAATTAATTGTTGGTGATAGACAAACAGGTAAAACTGCTATTGCGATTGACACTATCATTAATCAAAAAGATAAAGATGTTTATTGTGTTTATGTAGCAATTGGTCAAAAAAATTCATCAGTAGCACAAATTGTACACCAACTTGAAGTTAATGATTCAATGAAATACACTACAGTGGTTTGTGCTACAGCTAGTGACTCTGATTCCATGGTTTATTTAAGTCCTTTTACAGGAATAACTATTGCTGAATATTGACTTAAAAAAGGAAAGGATGTTTTGATTGTATTTGATGACCTTTCTAAGCATGCTGTTGCTTACAGAACTCTTTCACTCTTGTTAAAAAGACCACCTGGTAGAGAAGCTTTTCCAGGAGATGTTTTTTATTTACATTCAAGACTTTTGGAACGTGCATGCAAGTTAAATGATGAAAATGGTGGTGGCTCAATTACAGCTTTACCAATTATAGAAACTCAAGCTGGTGATATCTCTGCATATATTCCTACAAATGTTATTTCAATTACTGATGGCCAACTGTTTATGGTTAGTAGTCTATTTAACGCTGGACAACGCCCTGCAATTCAAATTGGTTTATCAGTTTCAAGGGTTGGTAGTGCAGCACAAACAAAAGCGATTAAACAGCAAACTGGCAGTTTAAAACTAGAACTTGCTCAGTATAGTGAACTTGATAGTTTTAGTCAATTTGGTAGTGATCTTGATGAAAATACAAAAAAGGTTTTAGAGCATGGTAAAAGAGTAATGGAAATGATTAAACAACCAAATGGTAAACCTTACTCTCAAGTCCATGAAGCATTATTTTTATTTGCTATTAACAAAGCTTTCATTAAGTTTATTCCAGTTGATGAAATTGCTAAATTTAAACAAAGGATAACAGAAGAATTTAATGGTTCCCATCCTCTGTTTAAAGAGTTATCTAACAAAAAAGAATTTACTGAGGATTTAGAAAGTAAAACTAAAACCGCTTTTAAAATGCTTGTGAAACGTTTTATCAGTACATTAACAGATTATGATATTACCAAATTTGGTAGTATTGAGGAACTTAATTAA
- the atpH gene encoding ATP synthase F1 subunit delta, whose product MINAQAFGTALFQLSEEQKQVKKIYEECHFFLKLMRNFKDGSLSFLLNSYTLTKPDKIRLVDKLFKNHFCQVFVDFLKVIILKGYFTLVEQAIKYFFDNVESQKHIQFIKIITAFELSSKQLNKIIAIMEKRFKTKVVYKTEIDRSLISGIRIESSSHLFEKNVRDELKRIMAHFI is encoded by the coding sequence ATGATTAATGCACAAGCATTTGGAACTGCACTTTTTCAATTAAGTGAAGAGCAAAAACAAGTAAAGAAAATTTATGAAGAGTGCCATTTTTTTCTGAAATTAATGCGTAATTTTAAAGATGGTTCATTATCGTTCTTACTTAATTCTTATACACTAACAAAACCAGATAAAATAAGACTTGTTGATAAGTTGTTTAAAAATCATTTTTGTCAAGTTTTTGTTGATTTTTTAAAAGTAATTATTTTAAAGGGTTACTTTACTTTAGTTGAACAGGCAATTAAGTATTTTTTTGATAATGTTGAAAGTCAAAAACACATTCAATTTATCAAAATAATTACTGCTTTTGAATTAAGCTCAAAACAACTTAACAAAATTATTGCAATAATGGAAAAACGTTTTAAAACAAAGGTTGTTTATAAAACTGAGATTGATCGCAGTTTAATTTCAGGAATTAGGATAGAATCAAGTTCCCATTTATTTGAAAAAAATGTGCGTGATGAATTAAAACGCATAATGGCCCATTTTATTTAA
- the atpF gene encoding F0F1 ATP synthase subunit B, whose translation MVKAKKLVFKWSLLVFSFFTLSLFLVSCTENVREIKSSSVINELFPNFWVFITHLLAFFILLTLMIFLFWKPTQRFLNNRKNLLEAQIKQANELEKQARNLLEESNQRHEKALIVSKEIVDQANYEALQLKSEIEKTANRQANLMIFQARQEIEKERRSLKEQSIKESVELAMLAAQELILKKIDQKSDREFIDKFIRDLEANETEDD comes from the coding sequence ATGGTAAAGGCAAAAAAACTTGTCTTTAAATGAAGCTTATTAGTTTTTAGCTTTTTTACACTCAGCTTATTTTTGGTTTCTTGTACTGAGAATGTTAGAGAAATTAAGAGTAGTTCAGTAATAAATGAACTTTTTCCTAACTTTTGGGTATTTATTACTCATTTACTAGCATTTTTCATCTTACTAACACTGATGATTTTCTTGTTTTGAAAACCAACTCAAAGGTTTTTAAATAACCGTAAAAATTTACTAGAAGCACAAATCAAACAAGCTAATGAATTAGAAAAACAAGCAAGAAATCTACTTGAAGAATCTAATCAAAGGCATGAAAAAGCACTAATAGTTTCTAAAGAAATTGTTGATCAAGCTAACTATGAAGCTTTGCAATTAAAAAGTGAAATAGAAAAAACAGCAAATCGCCAAGCTAACTTAATGATTTTTCAAGCTCGTCAGGAAATTGAAAAAGAAAGACGTTCTCTTAAAGAACAATCTATTAAAGAGAGTGTGGAATTGGCTATGTTGGCTGCACAAGAACTAATTCTCAAGAAAATAGATCAAAAATCAGATAGAGAATTTATTGATAAGTTTATTAGAGATTTAGAAGCTAACGAAACAGAAGATGATTAA
- a CDS encoding F0F1 ATP synthase subunit C, which yields MEHVNEILATVGVILQQTQTTQDVNASAKLGAYIGAGVTMIAGSTVGIGQGYIFGKAVEAIARNPEVEKQVFKLIFIGSAVSESTAIYGLLISFILIFVAGA from the coding sequence ATGGAACATGTTAATGAAATTTTAGCTACAGTTGGTGTTATATTACAACAAACTCAAACTACCCAGGATGTTAACGCTAGTGCTAAGCTAGGTGCTTATATAGGTGCTGGTGTTACTATGATTGCAGGTTCAACTGTAGGGATTGGACAAGGTTATATTTTTGGTAAAGCTGTTGAGGCAATAGCAAGAAATCCTGAAGTTGAAAAACAGGTTTTTAAACTAATTTTCATTGGTTCTGCTGTTTCTGAATCTACAGCAATTTATGGACTTTTAATTTCCTTTATCTTAATTTTTGTAGCAGGAGCTTAA
- a CDS encoding F0F1 ATP synthase subunit A: MSPREIVLKETNQIDFISNQSIFDISPISGWKPFAPTDQILGIFIVFVLLLTFFIFYKLKLKKADSLKNNSYFLLLFQMLFVWVQDTTADLLGEENKKFAPYFLMLLLYIVSSNLVSLLGGISPPTSSLTFTFSLGLATFIGIVVMGIRYQRWNFFKEFAFGITVKGKKYSTFIPNPFSILSGFAPLFSISLRLWGNILAGTVILALFYNFWIFIFSSINNQPLALSLGTVFAGLITPVLHIYFDVIAGVLQGYVFVMLTYNYWAKMRNQGLENNNASELHFKGIKVIQENI, translated from the coding sequence ATGTCGCCACGGGAGATAGTTTTAAAAGAAACTAATCAAATAGATTTCATTTCCAATCAAAGTATTTTTGATATCTCACCAATTAGCGGTTGAAAACCATTTGCCCCTACTGATCAAATTCTTGGTATTTTTATTGTTTTTGTACTGCTTCTAACTTTTTTTATTTTTTATAAGCTTAAGTTAAAAAAAGCAGATTCTTTAAAAAATAATTCATATTTTTTGCTTTTATTTCAAATGTTGTTTGTTTGGGTACAAGATACAACAGCAGATCTTTTAGGAGAGGAAAATAAGAAATTTGCTCCCTACTTTTTAATGTTGCTTCTGTACATAGTATCAAGCAACTTAGTTAGCTTGCTTGGTGGTATTTCACCACCAACATCATCTTTAACATTTACTTTTTCTTTAGGACTTGCAACTTTTATTGGGATTGTTGTTATGGGGATTAGATACCAAAGATGAAATTTTTTTAAAGAGTTTGCCTTTGGAATTACTGTTAAAGGAAAAAAGTATTCTACTTTCATTCCAAATCCTTTTAGTATATTGAGTGGATTTGCACCGCTTTTTTCTATTTCATTAAGGTTATGGGGAAACATATTAGCGGGCACAGTTATTTTGGCGCTTTTTTATAACTTTTGAATTTTTATTTTTTCAAGTATTAATAACCAACCATTAGCACTTAGCTTAGGAACAGTTTTTGCAGGTTTAATAACCCCAGTATTACACATCTATTTTGATGTAATTGCAGGTGTATTGCAGGGTTATGTTTTTGTAATGTTGACTTATAATTATTGGGCTAAAATGCGCAATCAAGGTTTGGAAAATAATAATGCAAGTGAATTACACTTTAAAGGCATAAAGGTAATTCAAGAAAATATTTAG
- a CDS encoding MG406 family protein: protein MFNWNNRKVAKIITLIIFVAWLFVLILIAVVVLTKGNNLDILFGWMLPLPFAVLNSLSVLRLASFFASLKNVKKQKAVSFFAFFFTARYLIYLIPVIISFVVTPSIFNTIATIISTLFFPILNLVLSFVWLPLEYFFINLISKSKRKHVATGDSFKRN from the coding sequence TTGTTCAATTGAAACAATAGAAAGGTTGCAAAAATTATTACCTTAATTATTTTTGTAGCTTGGTTATTTGTACTAATTTTAATAGCAGTTGTTGTTTTAACAAAAGGCAATAATTTGGACATTTTATTTGGTTGAATGTTGCCATTACCTTTTGCTGTTTTAAATTCACTATCAGTTTTAAGATTAGCATCTTTCTTTGCAAGTTTGAAAAATGTCAAAAAGCAAAAAGCAGTTTCATTCTTTGCATTTTTTTTCACAGCTAGATATTTAATTTATTTAATTCCTGTGATTATTTCTTTTGTTGTCACTCCGTCAATTTTTAACACTATTGCAACAATAATTTCAACATTGTTTTTTCCAATACTAAATTTAGTGTTATCATTTGTTTGGTTACCTTTAGAATATTTTTTTATCAATTTAATATCTAAATCGAAAAGAAAACATGTCGCCACGGGAGATAGTTTTAAAAGAAACTAA
- the eno gene encoding phosphopyruvate hydratase, with the protein MGSSNLNINSKITDIFAYQVFDSRGVPTVACVVKLASGHVGEAMVPSGASTGEKEAIELRDNDPKNYFGKGVNEAVDNVNKVIAPKLIGLNAFDQLTVDQAMIKLDNTPNKAKLGANAILSVSLAVSKAAAKAQNSSLFQYISNKLIGLNTTNFVLPVPMLNVINGGAHADNYIDFQEFMIMPLGAKKMHEALKMASETFHALQNLLKKRGLNTNKGDEGGFAPNLKLAEDALDIMVEAIKLAGYKPWDDIAIAIDVAASEFYDEDKKLYVFKKGIKANILNAKDWSLTSKEMIAYLEKLTKKYPIISIEDGLSENDWEGMNQLTKTIGSHIQIVGDDTYCTNAELAKKGVAQNTTNSILIKLNQIGSISETIQTIEVAKKANWSQVISHRSGETEDTTIADLAVAAQTGQIKTGSMSRSERIAKYNRLLYIEIELGDKGKYLGWNTFTNIKPKNFNI; encoded by the coding sequence ATGGGAAGTTCAAATCTAAACATCAATTCAAAAATAACCGATATTTTTGCTTATCAAGTTTTTGATTCTCGGGGTGTTCCAACAGTAGCTTGTGTTGTTAAATTGGCATCTGGTCATGTAGGTGAAGCGATGGTTCCATCAGGTGCTTCTACAGGTGAGAAAGAAGCAATTGAATTACGTGATAATGATCCAAAAAATTATTTTGGTAAAGGCGTTAACGAAGCCGTTGATAACGTTAATAAAGTTATTGCCCCTAAGCTTATTGGCTTAAATGCATTTGATCAATTAACAGTGGATCAAGCAATGATTAAACTAGACAATACTCCCAACAAAGCAAAATTAGGAGCAAATGCTATATTATCTGTTTCACTTGCAGTATCAAAAGCAGCAGCAAAAGCACAAAACAGCTCATTATTTCAATACATTTCAAATAAATTAATTGGATTAAATACAACAAATTTTGTTTTACCTGTGCCAATGTTAAATGTAATTAATGGTGGTGCTCATGCTGATAACTATATTGATTTTCAAGAGTTCATGATCATGCCTTTAGGTGCTAAAAAGATGCATGAAGCTTTAAAAATGGCTAGTGAAACTTTTCATGCTTTACAAAATCTTTTAAAAAAGCGTGGATTAAACACAAATAAAGGAGATGAAGGTGGATTTGCGCCTAACTTAAAACTTGCAGAAGATGCACTTGACATCATGGTTGAAGCCATTAAATTAGCTGGATATAAGCCTTGAGATGATATTGCTATTGCCATTGATGTTGCTGCTAGTGAGTTTTATGACGAAGATAAAAAACTTTATGTTTTCAAGAAAGGAATAAAAGCTAATATCCTTAATGCAAAGGATTGGAGTTTAACAAGCAAAGAAATGATTGCTTACTTAGAAAAATTAACAAAAAAATATCCAATTATTTCAATAGAAGATGGTTTGAGTGAAAATGATTGAGAAGGGATGAACCAATTAACTAAAACCATAGGTAGCCATATTCAAATTGTTGGTGATGACACTTACTGTACTAATGCAGAACTTGCTAAAAAAGGTGTTGCACAAAATACAACAAACTCGATATTGATTAAATTAAATCAAATTGGTTCTATTAGTGAAACGATTCAAACAATTGAAGTTGCAAAAAAAGCTAACTGGAGTCAAGTAATTTCACATCGCAGTGGTGAAACAGAAGATACAACTATTGCTGATTTGGCAGTTGCTGCCCAAACTGGTCAAATTAAAACCGGTTCAATGTCACGCTCAGAAAGAATAGCTAAATACAATCGTTTGTTGTACATAGAAATTGAACTTGGTGATAAAGGAAAATACTTAGGTTGAAATACCTTTACAAACATTAAACCTAAAAACTTTAACATCTAA
- the msrA gene encoding peptide-methionine (S)-S-oxide reductase MsrA yields the protein MKEIYFGGGCFWGIEKYFQLIKGVKKTSVGYLNSRIRNPSYEQVCSGYTNAVEAVKVEYEEKEISLSELIEALFEVIDPTIRNRQGNDIGTQYRTGIYWTDSSDEKIINDKFLKLQKNYSKPIVTENKKVENYYLAEEYHQDYLKKNPNGYCHIKFD from the coding sequence ATGAAAGAAATTTATTTTGGTGGTGGTTGTTTTTGAGGAATAGAAAAATATTTTCAACTTATTAAGGGTGTTAAAAAAACATCTGTTGGTTATCTCAACTCTAGGATTAGAAATCCTAGTTATGAGCAGGTTTGTTCTGGTTATACTAATGCTGTTGAAGCTGTAAAAGTTGAATACGAAGAAAAAGAAATTTCTCTTTCAGAATTAATTGAAGCACTTTTTGAAGTTATTGATCCAACTATAAGAAATAGACAAGGTAATGATATTGGAACACAATATCGTACTGGTATTTATTGAACTGATAGCAGTGATGAAAAAATAATTAATGATAAGTTCTTAAAACTTCAAAAAAACTACAGTAAACCAATTGTTACAGAAAATAAAAAAGTAGAAAATTATTATCTTGCTGAAGAATACCATCAGGATTATTTAAAAAAGAATCCAAACGGTTATTGCCACATCAAATTTGACTAA
- the phoU gene encoding phosphate signaling complex protein PhoU codes for MENINYQILKRSEKKLLKLFFEYFKHVINAHETLNQLLCEDNLEKRKELIKTIYEMEDQSNRSEFKLINESIWTISKNSPLASHLRLTITIIMSSRDLERICDYANNLTKFIEHYLHLDIKIFNNLVTLHQSALNNLKKTFESLQDKEKPLTLQFENATKTIIEFEHQYRLVLTKYYETINKNEVTERIFLIDLVASVKHIERINDYCYNIIKSFLFIKNPEIFN; via the coding sequence ATGGAAAACATTAATTACCAAATTTTAAAGCGTTCAGAAAAGAAATTATTAAAGCTTTTTTTTGAGTATTTTAAGCACGTAATCAATGCACATGAAACATTAAATCAATTACTTTGTGAAGATAATTTAGAAAAACGCAAAGAACTGATTAAAACTATTTATGAAATGGAGGACCAATCTAATAGGTCTGAATTTAAATTAATTAATGAATCAATTTGGACAATCTCTAAAAATTCTCCATTAGCTAGCCATTTACGCCTAACAATCACAATAATTATGTCAAGTCGTGACTTGGAACGCATTTGTGATTATGCTAATAATTTAACTAAGTTTATAGAACATTATTTGCATCTTGATATAAAGATTTTTAATAATCTAGTTACTTTGCATCAAAGTGCGCTCAATAACCTTAAGAAAACCTTTGAAAGTTTACAAGATAAAGAAAAGCCACTTACATTACAATTTGAAAATGCAACCAAAACTATTATTGAATTTGAGCACCAATATCGCCTTGTATTAACAAAATACTATGAAACCATTAATAAAAATGAGGTTACTGAAAGGATTTTCTTAATTGATCTTGTAGCTTCTGTTAAACATATTGAACGGATTAATGATTATTGCTATAACATCATTAAATCCTTTTTATTTATTAAAAATCCTGAAATATTTAATTAG